The Gouania willdenowi chromosome 14, fGouWil2.1, whole genome shotgun sequence nucleotide sequence TTATGTGTTGTGAATTAGTGATTGATgtgaggtgttttttttcccacagggAGACATCGTCATTGGTGGAAACATGAAAAGCAGAAAGCACCTAAGACAGATCAAAGACGGGAAAAACTGTTaaagtatttatgaaaaaacaaaacaaaccggCAAATCATTAGAAAGCAGTTCTGCCCATTTTAGAAAAATGAAACTGCTTATGTGTTATTTGATACTACTGGGGTCAAGTTACGTGATTTCCAGCTATGGCCCGTATCAGAGAGCACAGATGACTGGAGACATATTACTCGGAGGTCTTTTCCCGATCCACTTTGGGGTGGCATCCAAAGATCAAGACCTTGCAGCCCGCCCAGAATCCACGCAGTGTGTCAGGTACGTTTTATAGCTGCTTATTAttacaaagtaaaagttaaagtgTATCGAAATCCACTAAAGTCGTTTCATGTGTTACTTGATTTTCTAGGTTTAATTTTCGTGGTTTTCGTTGGCTCCAAGCTATGATTTTTGCCATTGATGAGATCAACAACAGCAGCACGTTCTTGCCCAACATCACGCTGGGCTACAGGATCTTTGACACGTGCAACACGGTGTCCAAAGCTCTGGAAGCTACTCTCAGTTTTGTTGCTCAGAACAAGATTGACTCCCTGAATTTGGATGAGTTTTGTAACTGCACGGATCATATCCCGTCAACCATCGCTGTTGTAGGAGCCACTGGATCCGCTGTCTCCACGGCTGTCGCAAACCTACTGGGTCTTTTTTACATTCCTCAGGTAAGGAAAGTACAGTGGCTGAGAAATGCAAAACACATTgacaaatgcaaaacaaaataaaatactccgtgtTCAAGTCGGATTGTAGTTCCATCCATTGACAGAGGTTACCCTTGGCAGAGGAAAACACCGACCGTTTGGGGCCTCCAGCGGGTCCATTTCAGACTCTACCCAAAAACCAAGCACGTATTCAGACTCGGGGGGGAACCAGACCTTTCTGTTGAAATAATATTTGGCCTGATATGTGCacctttaaaatcatatttcacaCAAATATTGCATTGATCCATggttttgcacttctcagccaccgtagGAAAGGCAGCTATAAGCAACGCTTCTTCAACTGACAACTGATTGATTGTTCGGTTATTCCAGATCAGCTATGCCTCCTCTAGTCGCCTTCTGAGCAACAAAAATCAGTACAAGTCCTTCATGAGGACTATCCCTACGGACGAGTACCAGGCCACGGCCATGGCAGACATCATTGAATACTTTGAGTGGAACTGGGTGATTGCTATTGCTTCAGATGATGATTACGGCCGCCCCGGCATAGAAAAGTTTGAGAAGGAGATGGAAGAGAGAGACATCTGCATTCATCTGAACGAGCTCATTTCTCAGTACCTGGAGGATCACGAAGTAAAAGCTCTTGCTGACAGGATCGAGAACTCCACGGCCAAAGTGATAGTTGTGTTTGCCAGTGGTCCGGATATTGAGCCACTAATCAAAGAGATGGTGAGGAGAAACGTCACGGATCGCATCTGGCTAGCCAGTGAAGCATGGGCCAGTTCATCCCTTATCGCTAAGCCAGAGTATCTTGATGTTGTGGCAGGAACTATTGGCTTTGCTCTAAAAGAAGGACGAATTGCAGGCTTTAGGGAGTTCTTACAGCGAGTCCAGCCGAAGAAAGACAGCCACAATGAGTTTGTCAGAGAGTTTTGGGAAGAAACCTTCAACTGTTACCTAGAAGACAGCCCGAGACTTCAAGAGTCTGAAAATGGGAGCTCTAGTTTCAGGCCTTTGTGTACTGGTGAGGAGGACATCACAAATGTGGAGACCCCCTATCTGGACTACACACACCTTCGTATCTCCTACAATGTCTACGTAGCCGTTTATTCCATTGCACAGGCCCTGCAGGACATTCTTAGCTGTACACCGGGACAAGGTCTTTTTGCAAACAACTCCTGTGCTGACATAAGAAAAATGGAGGCTTGGCAGGTAAATATTGATTTAtctcacacatacagtatagtaATGATAAGTCTGCTGACCCTGCACTCAATCATCTTTTCTTATCCGTAGGTCCTGAAGCAGCTGAGACATTTGAACTATACCAACAGTATGGGTGAAAAGATTTACTTTGATGAAAATGCCGATATGGCGGCAAAGTACACCATTATAAACTGGCAGAGGTCTCCTGGAGATGGCTCTGTACTCTTTAAGGAGGTCGGCTATTATAATATACATGCCAAGAGAGGGGCAAAGCAGTTCATTGACAAGACAAAAATTCTCTGGAATGGATTCAGTTCAGAGGTTCGTTATTGGAGGGAAACTACCACGATTATATTCGCTTACATCCATCCTGAAACAATAAAGAGATTTATTGAGTTAGACAGAGATGGCTTATATCTGTTTATCTATAAACAGTCAAATGCACAGACCAACAACTTTTGCTTCTATTTTCTGTCCTCACAGTTTTCTTATGATTTTGTGGTTTCTTGTCTTACAGGTACCATTTTCAAATTGCAGTGAAGACTGTGAACCAGGAACCAGAAAGGGCATCATAGACAGTATGCCCACCTGCTGCTTTGAATGCACGGAGTGTTCAGATGGAGAGTACAGTAATAATAAAGGTAAATGGATATGATTCACGTTCTAAGTCTTATTTATGGGGTGAAATTAACTTGTATGATAAAAGGTTTGATTTTCTTTCACAGATGCCAGTGTGTGCAATAAGTGTCCAAACAACTCCTGGTCCAATGGGAACCACACGTTCTGTTTCCTGAAGGAAATTGAGTTTCTGTCCTGGACAGAACCCTTTGGCATTGCCTTGGCTATCTGCGCGCTGCTGGGTGTCGTCCTCACAGCCTTTGTGATGGGAGTGTTCGTCAAGTTCCGCAACACGCCAATAGTAAAAGCCACGAACCGTGAACTGTCCTACGTCCTCCTGTTCTCTCTCATCTGTTGTTTTTCCAGCTCTCTCATCTTCATTGGAGAGCCACAGGATTGGACGTGTCGTTTACGTCAGCCTGCCTTTGGAATCAGTTTTGTTCTGTGCATCTCCTGTATCCTCGTCAAAACCAACAGGGTGCTTTTGGTATTTGAGGCTAAGATTCCAACGAGTCTCCATCGTAAATGGTGGGGACTGAACCTCCAGTTTCTCTTGGTGTTTCTGTGCACGTTTGTCCAAGTCATGATATGTGTAGTCTGGCTTTACAATGCCCCTCCCTCTTGTTACCAAAATCATGACATCGATGagatcattttcatcacatGCAATGAGGGCTCTGTGATGGCTCTAGGGTTTCTGATTGGTTATACCTGCCTCTTGGCAGctgtatgttttttctttgcattcaAATCCCGCAAACTTCCAGAAAACTTCACAGAGGCCAAGTACATCACCTTCAGCATGCTTATATTCTTTATCGTTTGGATCTCTTTTATTCCAGCTTATTTCAGCACATATGGCAAGTTTGTTTCAGCTGTGGAAGTCATTGCTATATTAGCATCCAGCTTTGGGATGCTGGCTTGCATCTTCTCCAATAAGCTTTACATCATCCTCTTCAAGCCCTCAAGGAACACCATAGAGGAGGTTCGATGCAGCACCGCGGCCCACGCCTTTAAAGTGGCAGCCAAAGCCACCCTGAAACACAGCGCAGCCTCACGAAGACGTTCCAGTAGTATCGGTGGATCTTCCGCCTCCTCTCCATCCTCATCGATCAGCCTCAAAACCAATGGCAACGACTGCGACATGACGTCGGGAAAGCACACGCCGAGGGTGAGCTTCGGCAGCGGAAGGGTCACCTTGTCCTTGAGCTTTGAGGAACCTAGAAGGAGTTCTTTAATGTGACAGGGAAACGTGTGATAGAAGCTCTATCGATCTCAATGTATTACTGTATCCATCAGCGGGatgtgttttagtttttcacttTCAAACCATCGTCAAAGTAGAGCTTTTCAAGTTTCCTTTTGTGTTCATTCTTTTTGACATGAAACAAACTGTTACGGCATTGAAACAAATGATACACTGCACCGAAATTCAACGACTTTCAAGCATGAAATCTCTTTACCTGACCTCTGCTAAACATTTTGTACTAATAAACAAGTTACAAAGGATATCTTTCTGGTGacttaaggcagtggttctcaaacttgtttaaaTCAAGTACCCCCAGTTTctgatttctgaatccaagtacctccttttttccaaatacaacattttgctcagaatactataaaaacaataactctagagcagtggtttt carries:
- the casr gene encoding extracellular calcium-sensing receptor, translated to MKLLMCYLILLGSSYVISSYGPYQRAQMTGDILLGGLFPIHFGVASKDQDLAARPESTQCVRFNFRGFRWLQAMIFAIDEINNSSTFLPNITLGYRIFDTCNTVSKALEATLSFVAQNKIDSLNLDEFCNCTDHIPSTIAVVGATGSAVSTAVANLLGLFYIPQISYASSSRLLSNKNQYKSFMRTIPTDEYQATAMADIIEYFEWNWVIAIASDDDYGRPGIEKFEKEMEERDICIHLNELISQYLEDHEVKALADRIENSTAKVIVVFASGPDIEPLIKEMVRRNVTDRIWLASEAWASSSLIAKPEYLDVVAGTIGFALKEGRIAGFREFLQRVQPKKDSHNEFVREFWEETFNCYLEDSPRLQESENGSSSFRPLCTGEEDITNVETPYLDYTHLRISYNVYVAVYSIAQALQDILSCTPGQGLFANNSCADIRKMEAWQVLKQLRHLNYTNSMGEKIYFDENADMAAKYTIINWQRSPGDGSVLFKEVGYYNIHAKRGAKQFIDKTKILWNGFSSEVPFSNCSEDCEPGTRKGIIDSMPTCCFECTECSDGEYSNNKDASVCNKCPNNSWSNGNHTFCFLKEIEFLSWTEPFGIALAICALLGVVLTAFVMGVFVKFRNTPIVKATNRELSYVLLFSLICCFSSSLIFIGEPQDWTCRLRQPAFGISFVLCISCILVKTNRVLLVFEAKIPTSLHRKWWGLNLQFLLVFLCTFVQVMICVVWLYNAPPSCYQNHDIDEIIFITCNEGSVMALGFLIGYTCLLAAVCFFFAFKSRKLPENFTEAKYITFSMLIFFIVWISFIPAYFSTYGKFVSAVEVIAILASSFGMLACIFSNKLYIILFKPSRNTIEEVRCSTAAHAFKVAAKATLKHSAASRRRSSSIGGSSASSPSSSISLKTNGNDCDMTSGKHTPRVSFGSGRVTLSLSFEEPRRSSLM